TATTGTCGGCACTAGGCTTTGAAAACCTGCCTTTATGGCTGGCCGATCCCAACATCGCCCTCTATGCCATCTTTATTCCCATTGTTTGGCAATATGCCGGATTTTATATCATCATCATCTATGCGGCTTTAATCAATGTCCCTGATGAATTGATCGAAGCGGCCAAAATTGACGGGGCAAACACATTGCATATCGCTTTCAGGATTAAAGTGCCTCTGATTTCTGGCGTATTAAAAGTGTTGGTCATTCTGGCGGTGGTTGGTTCATTGAAATATTTCGATTTAATCTATGTCATGACCGGCGGCGGTCCAAACCATGCCAGTGAGGTGATTGCTTCGTATATGTATACCGAAGCGTTTGGCAAATACAATTTCGGCTATGGCAGCGCCATCGGTTTTGGGCTATTGATCATTAGCATGACGGCCACATGGCTGATTCAAAAAATGTTGCATACAAAAGTAGATTAAAAGGGGGGACGGAGATGAAGAAACAGGATTCGATCGGAAAACGAATAGGAATGGGTATTCTTTATGCGGTATTGGTGATCATGGCGATCATCCAAATCTACCCCCTGATCTGGGTATTTGAGTTATCTCTTAAAACGAATCAAGAAGTATTCGGAATGTCTCCATTTGCCTTACCCAAGGATCCGCAGTGGGGAAATTATCTCAAAGCTTGGACAACGGGCGGGATCAATAAATATTTTATGAATAGCGTCTGGTATACGGTGGTTGCCGTTCTCTTGACATTGATATTGGGGAGTTTTGTTACGTTCGCACTGACCAGAATGGAGTGGAAATTAAAGGGATTTGTTTTGGCGTTATTTATGGCTGCCTATATGATTCCTTTACACTCCACATTAATTCCGCTGTTTAATATTTTCAAACATATCCATTTAATCGATAATCCTCTTTCGATCATAATTTCCTATACCACGTTCAACCTGCCGATCACGATTATGATTTTGTTAGGCTTTTATCAGGCATTACCGCGGGAAATTGAAGAAGCGGCGGTCATCGACGGCTGCTCCGTCCATCGAATTTTTTTCCGGATTACACTTCCGATGACGTCGCCGGTGCTTGTAACCACTGCGATCATTAATATGATCTATAATTGGAACGAATTCGTATTTGTGAACACCTTCATCAGCTCGGAGAAATGGAAAACAATTACGGTGGGTGTAAATAATTTTGTCGGCCAATATTTGACCGATTGGGGCGCCATTGGCGCAACGTTGGTCATTAGTATTTTGCCGGTTCTTATCGTTTATTTATTCCTGAGCGACCGGATTATTGAAGGCCTTGCTGCAGGTTCGGTAAAAGGATAATCGGTGTCGGATTTGTCATGCTTCGCGGGACTTGTAGAATAGGGAAACGTTGAATCTCCCTTTCCGGGAAAGATGAAGGAGAAGAGATAAAATGAGTTTAATCAATGAGGTTTCAACGAAGGAGAAGGTTATAGCAATCACATTTGACGACGGCCCCAATCCCCTTTATACTCCACAAATTATAGATATTTTTGCTCAAACGAATTCCAAGGCAACTTTTTTCATGATTGGTGAACAGATTGAAAAGAACCCTGAAATCGTAAAATTAGTCGCTGAACAAGGTCATGAAATCGGGAACCATACCTTTAGCCACGCAAAATTAACCCAAATAGGGCAAGAAGAGTGCAGGGAAGAGATTAAGCGGAATGAAGAACTGATCCAAAATTTGACACACAAAAAACCGGTTATCTTGCGCCCGCCCTATCTCGATTATAATGACGAAACAACTCGCTTGGTTCGTGAGCTAGGATACGCCATGATCGGTGCATTGAATATCGATGCGACCGATTGGGAACAGCCGGGCGTAGAATTTATTTTAGAAAAAACAAGAAACCACATAAAGAATGGCAGTATTCTACTATTTCATGATGGTTACGGAGATCGTTCACAATCGATTGAAGCAGTTCGACGTCTACTCCCTGAATTGGTTTCACAGGGATATAAACCGGTTACGGTTAGCGAGCTTTTACGTTTATTTGGTGGGTGACTTCCCCCTGCAATTGCCGGAGATGGGCCCAAGGGGGAAGGGGATGTGCGGATCAGTTGGGTTCAATCGGAGAAAGTCCTGCCGGATGCGGCGAAGAGGATCGCTGCGAGCGGCATTCTGAAGAGGAATCGGGTGACCTAATCTTAAGGAATTTTAGAATATATAAAGAAAACTTTAAAATTTGGTTTTTATTCTTTTGATATAATTGGTTCAAAGAGTGGGAGAGTACTTTTTTTGGAGATACCCTTTCTTTATTTTATAAAGAAAGAGAGGAGTTTAGCGCATGACCGGGGAACGGAAGGAAAAAGCGCGGGTGGGGATTATCGGGGCAGGAATCGCCGGAAGTTTTACCGCCTTTTTTTTGAAAGAGGCATTTGGCGATCAGGTGGATCGGATCATTTTTGAGAAAGAAGAGCGGGTGGGCGGACGGGTGAATGAAGCTCACTTCAGAGGCCTTACCTTTGAGGCAGGCGCCTCGTTGATCCACTCGGCCAATCGCTACATAGGAAGAGCCGTCGATCGGTTCGGACTTCACCGAACCGACTCCGTAAAGGGGGAGAAAAAGGCGCCTGTCCGTGCGAGATTGGGAATCTGGAATGGGAGTTCCTTCGATCTTCGAACAACCATGCGTCCGGTGCCGATGGCGATTCGGCTCTTGTCTCGCTACGGTTTCAGTCTTTTTAAGGCGAAAAAATGGGCGGAGGAGGCGGTTACCCGTCTCGACCGAGTGTATGGCGAATTGGAGCGGGGACACGGATACCTTACACCCGAGGAAATGCACAAAAGCCTCGGTCTCTACGAGTGGGCTCAGGAGGAAGCCTATTCCTTTTTTCGTAAAGAAGGGATTGGTGAACGATTGATCGTTGAATGGATCGATGGGGTTTCCCGGGCCAATTATGTGCAGGGTAGCGAGATGAACGCTTGGGTCACCTTGATCTCTCTGGTAGGGGCCGGTTTAGGCGGAGGCTACACCTATTCGGTGCTTGAAGGAAATCGGAGGGTTTGCGAGGAACTGATCCGTCATTCCGGCGCCACCCTTCTGACCGGGAGTGCGGTGGTTGGCATGAGCCGGGAAGGGAATGCTTATGTCATCACCACTCAAGATGGGCGCTCGGAAAGATGTGACGCCGTCATCGTGGCGACACCCCTTGAGACGATTCCCACCCCTTGGGATGACGGGGTCATCCATTCAAATTTTTGGCGTTTGAGGAAATATCAGGAGAATCATGTGACGCTGGTTGCCGGGCAACTGAGTCCTGTCTATTTCGGGTTAAAGGATGAAAAAGATCTCCCCCATCTCGTCTTAACCCGTAACAAGGAGGAGATTCCCTTCGCCGCCATCGGCAGGATGGGGATGACCGAGGACGGAAAAGAGGAGATTTACAAGATCTTTTCGACCCGGTCTTTGGATGAGATGGCCTTATCCCGTATTTTTTCCCGCCATTCGGATGTGGAAAGATGGATTTGGCATGCTTATCCGGTTCTTACTCCGATGAAGGAGTGGCCTCCCTTTCGCCTTGGTGAGCGGCTATATTACGTGAATGGCATGGAATCGGCCGTTTCAACCATGGAGACGGAGGCCATCGCCGCGAAGAATGTGGTTAACCTCTTTCGAACAGAATGGGCGGAGTAAATCTGGCCCAGGCCACCCATCCATAGGTGAGCGGTGTGCCGAAGATGGCGAGTAACCCCTTGATCGCATATTCCGTCACGATGATTTGGAGGATAGGAAGAGGGGGCATTCCCCCGGCAAAGGCGACAAAGGAGAAGAGGGTGGTATCGATCAATTGGCTCGTCATCGTGGATGCGTTGTTCCTAAGCCACAAGTGTTTTTCCTTTCTCTTCTGCCGCAGGGTGAGGAAGATCCGGACGCCGAGATTTTGAGAGACGGCAGTTCATATTCATGCGGGTATTGGTGATTTCCATTCCTTTTTTCTCTAAAGGCATGGTATAATACTCCTGATATGCACTTTAAAATCACCCGGGTCCCGCGAGGGACCCTTGCAAGTGTAAAGGAGGAAGATCTATGTCGGAGAAGGAGCGCCAACCGGACTTAAAATTCGCGAAGGCGCAGGAAAATGGGAAGAGACCGCCCATGAAAGTCCTCTTAGAATACGACGGCAAGCAGAAGGTGAAGATTTTAGGAACGGGTCGAAATGCCCTCATCTACTCCAGCCCTTCGTACCGGGATGAACGAAAAAGGGGAAAGGCGGAGACGGAACACCTCTCCTTTGAGGGATTCCCGGAGGATGTGAAGAGGTTGGGGAGAGGAAAGCGGTATCTCATCTATACCTGGGGCTGCCAAATGAATGTCCACGATTCGGAAGTGATGGCAGGCATCTTGGAGGAGATGGGGTACACCCCAACCGAAGAGGAGAAAGAGGCGGATCTCATCCTCTTTAACACCTGTGCCGTGCGGGAAAACGCAGAGGATAAGGTGTTTGGGGAATTGGGCCGGCTAAAGGTTTTAAAGCTTGAAAAACCGGGACTGATCCTGGGTCTTGCCGGATGTATGTCCCAGGAAGAGACGGTGGTGAATAAGATCCTCCGTTCCTATCCCCATGTGGATCTCGTATTCGGAACCCACAACATCCACCGCCTTCCCATCCTGCTTCGGGAAGCCCTCTTTGGCAAAGAGATGGTGATCGAAGTCTGGAACAAGGAAGGGGACATCGTGGAGAACCTGCCCAAGCAACGCCGGGACGGGCTGAAGGCTTGGGTGAATATCATGTACGGATGCGATGAGTTCTGCACCTATTGTATCGTTCCCTATACGCGGGGGAAGGAGAGGAGCCGGCGTCCCGAAGAGATTTTGGCCGAGGTGAGGGATTTAGCCCGGCGGGGTTATCAAGAGATTACTCTTCTGGGGCAGAATGTGAATGCCTACGGGAAAGATTTTACCGACCGGGACTATAACTTTGCCGACCTGCTAAGCGATATTCACAAGATCGATATTCCCTGGGTTCGTTTTACCACCAGCCATCCGAGGGATTTTGACGATCGCCTCATCGACGTCCTCGCCCAAGGAGGAAATCTCCTGGAACATGTCCATCTTCCTGTTCAGTCGGGAAGCAACCGGATCTTAAAACGGATGAACCGGAAATATACCCGGGAAGAGTATTTGGATCTCGTCCGTCGCATGAAGGAGAGGATCCCGGGACTTACCCTCACCACCGATATCATCGTCGGTTTCCCCGGAGAAACGGAGGAGGATTTCCAAGAAACCCTGCGTCTGGTGGAAGAGGTGGGGTATGATGCGGCCTTTACGTTTATCTACTCCCCACGTGCCGGTACTCCTGCCGCCCGAATGGAGGATAACGTGAGTGAAGAAGAGAAGAAGGAGCGCTTAAACCGCTTAAACGAGCTTTTAGCCAAACAGGGTAGGCAGAAAAACGAGTCCCTCAAGGGGCGTGTCGTCGAAGTTCTCGTGGAAGGGGAGAGCAAAAAAGACCCCACTATCCTATCTGGAAGAACAAGAAATAATAAGCTGGTTCATTTCAGGGGAGCGAAGGAGTGGACCGGCCGATTCATCCGGGTCCGCATCACGGAACCTAAAACCTGGGTTTTAATGGGAGAAGCGGTAGAAGAGGGGAGCTATGTCCATGAATAAAGAAAGATTGGTTACCCGGGAAGAGATCCTGGATAAGGCGAGAGAACTGGCCGATCTCATCTCCCGGTCCGACGAGGTCGATTTTTTCAAGAAGGCGGAGCAAAAGATTAAAAAAAACATGAAGGTACAGCTCCTCATCGGCCAGATTAAAGGGAAACAAAAAGAAGCGGTCCATGCGGAGCATTACGGAACGCCTCAGCACTTGGCGGAGGTGGAGAAGGAGATCGAACGCCTGAATCAGGAATTGGATGAGATCCCTGTGGTGCAGGAATTTAAACAATCCCAGGTGGAGGTCAATGATCTGCTGCAGTTAATCACCAATATCATCTCCAATACAGTCACCGAAAAGATTATTCT
The DNA window shown above is from Thermicanus aegyptius DSM 12793 and carries:
- a CDS encoding prenylcysteine lyase family protein; this translates as MTGERKEKARVGIIGAGIAGSFTAFFLKEAFGDQVDRIIFEKEERVGGRVNEAHFRGLTFEAGASLIHSANRYIGRAVDRFGLHRTDSVKGEKKAPVRARLGIWNGSSFDLRTTMRPVPMAIRLLSRYGFSLFKAKKWAEEAVTRLDRVYGELERGHGYLTPEEMHKSLGLYEWAQEEAYSFFRKEGIGERLIVEWIDGVSRANYVQGSEMNAWVTLISLVGAGLGGGYTYSVLEGNRRVCEELIRHSGATLLTGSAVVGMSREGNAYVITTQDGRSERCDAVIVATPLETIPTPWDDGVIHSNFWRLRKYQENHVTLVAGQLSPVYFGLKDEKDLPHLVLTRNKEEIPFAAIGRMGMTEDGKEEIYKIFSTRSLDEMALSRIFSRHSDVERWIWHAYPVLTPMKEWPPFRLGERLYYVNGMESAVSTMETEAIAAKNVVNLFRTEWAE
- a CDS encoding polysaccharide deacetylase family protein — translated: MSLINEVSTKEKVIAITFDDGPNPLYTPQIIDIFAQTNSKATFFMIGEQIEKNPEIVKLVAEQGHEIGNHTFSHAKLTQIGQEECREEIKRNEELIQNLTHKKPVILRPPYLDYNDETTRLVRELGYAMIGALNIDATDWEQPGVEFILEKTRNHIKNGSILLFHDGYGDRSQSIEAVRRLLPELVSQGYKPVTVSELLRLFGG
- a CDS encoding carbohydrate ABC transporter permease translates to MKKQDSIGKRIGMGILYAVLVIMAIIQIYPLIWVFELSLKTNQEVFGMSPFALPKDPQWGNYLKAWTTGGINKYFMNSVWYTVVAVLLTLILGSFVTFALTRMEWKLKGFVLALFMAAYMIPLHSTLIPLFNIFKHIHLIDNPLSIIISYTTFNLPITIMILLGFYQALPREIEEAAVIDGCSVHRIFFRITLPMTSPVLVTTAIINMIYNWNEFVFVNTFISSEKWKTITVGVNNFVGQYLTDWGAIGATLVISILPVLIVYLFLSDRIIEGLAAGSVKG
- a CDS encoding queuosine precursor transporter, producing the protein MFLTLRQKRKEKHLWLRNNASTMTSQLIDTTLFSFVAFAGGMPPLPILQIIVTEYAIKGLLAIFGTPLTYGWVAWARFTPPILFERG
- a CDS encoding RicAFT regulatory complex protein RicA family protein yields the protein MNKERLVTREEILDKARELADLISRSDEVDFFKKAEQKIKKNMKVQLLIGQIKGKQKEAVHAEHYGTPQHLAEVEKEIERLNQELDEIPVVQEFKQSQVEVNDLLQLITNIISNTVTEKIILSTGGDPLTGKTGILPDEE
- the miaB gene encoding tRNA (N6-isopentenyl adenosine(37)-C2)-methylthiotransferase MiaB, which encodes MSEKERQPDLKFAKAQENGKRPPMKVLLEYDGKQKVKILGTGRNALIYSSPSYRDERKRGKAETEHLSFEGFPEDVKRLGRGKRYLIYTWGCQMNVHDSEVMAGILEEMGYTPTEEEKEADLILFNTCAVRENAEDKVFGELGRLKVLKLEKPGLILGLAGCMSQEETVVNKILRSYPHVDLVFGTHNIHRLPILLREALFGKEMVIEVWNKEGDIVENLPKQRRDGLKAWVNIMYGCDEFCTYCIVPYTRGKERSRRPEEILAEVRDLARRGYQEITLLGQNVNAYGKDFTDRDYNFADLLSDIHKIDIPWVRFTTSHPRDFDDRLIDVLAQGGNLLEHVHLPVQSGSNRILKRMNRKYTREEYLDLVRRMKERIPGLTLTTDIIVGFPGETEEDFQETLRLVEEVGYDAAFTFIYSPRAGTPAARMEDNVSEEEKKERLNRLNELLAKQGRQKNESLKGRVVEVLVEGESKKDPTILSGRTRNNKLVHFRGAKEWTGRFIRVRITEPKTWVLMGEAVEEGSYVHE
- a CDS encoding carbohydrate ABC transporter permease, translating into MRNVMSNKFVIALYVLPALFLVLVLIYIPIVLTGYYGLMDWDGVGKMKFIGLENYIDLIHDPYFWASTWHSILLALFSVFSLLGYLLISLVLASKIKGANLFRKIYLIPMLLSSVAIAQLWSKVFDPNNGMINSILSALGFENLPLWLADPNIALYAIFIPIVWQYAGFYIIIIYAALINVPDELIEAAKIDGANTLHIAFRIKVPLISGVLKVLVILAVVGSLKYFDLIYVMTGGGPNHASEVIASYMYTEAFGKYNFGYGSAIGFGLLIISMTATWLIQKMLHTKVD